One Phaseolus vulgaris cultivar G19833 chromosome 4, P. vulgaris v2.0, whole genome shotgun sequence DNA window includes the following coding sequences:
- the LOC137837187 gene encoding uncharacterized protein isoform X5 — MGKGRQKYPTKIANQPSSLCCSLHLTIQGGNSFSYFNMDNRLFSTQNKNFEEGFTSEKLKRSNSCPIQIGANGKSCHQCRQKKEDFAATCKNLKKGKPCPIKYCHKCLLTRLDMLSTTVEEDISTRYGENAEEVAHLADWICPKCRGFCNCSLCQKKRGEQPTGPLYRNAKESGFKSVAEMLAVKKASDDSGLNKELEVHFSGEFGKESCIDTNDAPFQEESKPIEEEILLPPGKELKEIFGIEVPSKDVGNALQLLEFCKVFGKALDLKEGEAEAILEELVCKQNMHGENTFLIEFHIRVLDLILNNSRNESPSLPTRDGNNSWLKHVEDLIMKSYHILNDFPLDWLQEGIGGYYKLDLSKKFKLMTFLCDEALNTEKLRSYIHEENSRHAKEVKEAKHKVAATKEKVIETKVKCLEKKLRSEKAKVVHSTVSPFPMEEHEALLSKIRIEVDEAHTDMLGLKGITQKAKLGCDALRIKPEFVDNNGQAFWNFRSCSSEYTVILQEIKIEDEIAKAPEEKWYVYGPDKKEEVHKYISKRSKRLNRRKVSHELLSEASL; from the exons atGGGGAAAGGAAGACAGAAGTACCCTACCAAAATTGCAAACCAGCCGTCTTCCCTTTGTTGCTCTCTTCACCTCACCATTCAAGGAGGGAATTCCTTTTCCTATTTCAACATggataaccgattgttttctacTCAGAATAAGAACTTCGAGGAGGGCTTTACCAGCGAGAAATTAAAACGTTCAAATTCTTGTCCCATTCAAATAGGAGCAAATGGGAAATCTTGCCACCAA TGCCGGCAAAAGAAAGAGGATTTTGCTGCAACATGCAAGAACTTGAAGAAAGGGAAGCCTTGTCCGATTAAGTACTGCCACAAGTGCCTCTTGACTAG GCTTGATATGCTTAGCACCACTGTGGAAGAAGACATCTCAACAAG GTATGGAGAGAATGCTGAAGAAGTGGCACATTTGGCTGATTGGATATGTCCAAAGTGTCGAGGGTTTTGCAACTGCAGCTTATGCCA GAAAAAACGAGGTGAGCAACCCACTGGTCCCCTATACCGTAATGCCAAAGAATCTGGTTTTAAGTCTGTAGCAGAAATGCTTGCGGTTAAAAAGGCTTCGGATGATTCAGGATTAAATAAG GAACTTGAAGTACATTTCTCAGGAGAATTTGGAAAAGAAAGTTGTATAGATACAAATGATGCCCCCTTCCAAGAAGAGAGCAAACCAATTGAGGAGGAAATTCTTTTGCCCCCTGGCAAAGAGTTGAAAGAAATATTTGGCATTGAGGTACCCTCCAAAGATGTTGGAAATGCTTTGCAACTTTTAGAGTTTTGCAAAGTGTTTGGAAAG GCTCTTGATCTCAAGGAAGGAGAAGCTGAAGCCATACTAGAAGAATTAGTATGTAAACAAAACATGCATGGAGAAAACACCTTCCTGATTGAATTTCATATTAGAGTGTTGGACTTGATCCTAAACAATTCGAGAAATGA GTCTCCATCCTTACCTACTAGGGATGGAAATAATTCATGGTTGAAACATGTGGAGGATTTAATCATGAAATCCTATCatatattaaatgattttccttTGGATTGGCTTCAAGAAGGAATCGGTGGATATTATAAGTTGGATTTGTCTAAAAAGTTTAAACTGATGACTTTTCTTTGTGACGAAGCTCTGAACACTGA GAAACTGAGGAGTTATATTCATGAGGAAAATTCAAGACATGCAAAAGAAGTGAAAGAAGCAAAACATAAGGTTGCTGCAACTAAGGAAAAGGTAATAGAAACAAAG GTAAAGTGTCTTGAGAAGAAGTTGCGGAGTGAGAAGGCCAAAGTTGTTCATTCAACTGTGTCTCCCTTTCCGATGGAGGAGCATGAAGCTCTTCTTTCAAAAATAAGAATTGAGGTTGATGAAGCACACACTGATATGCTTGGGTTAAAGGGCATAACTCAAAAAG CGAAATTAGGTTGTGATGCTTTAAGGATCAAACCTGAATTTGTAGACAATAACGGTCAAGCATTCTGGAATTTTAGAAGTTGCAGTAGTGAATATACTGTTATTTTGCAAG AAATTAAAATAGAGGATGAAATTGCCAAAGCACCGGAAGAAAAGTGGTATGTTTATGGTCCTGACAAGAAGGAAGAGGTTCATAAATATATTTCCAAAAG GTCTAAAAGACTTAACCGGCGTAAGGTTTCTCACGAGCTTTTAAGTGAAGCAAGTTTGTAG
- the LOC137837187 gene encoding uncharacterized protein isoform X8: MPACFTYSDAKILTEKCATPILKQVKSDFTRYWYGDEQHLDESWKQIFLYDHNKNFEEGFTSEKLKRSNSCPIQIGANGKSCHQCRQKKEDFAATCKNLKKGKPCPIKYCHKCLLTRYGENAEEVAHLADWICPKCRGFCNCSLCQKKRGEQPTGPLYRNAKESGFKSVAEMLAVKKASDDSGLNKELEVHFSGEFGKESCIDTNDAPFQEESKPIEEEILLPPGKELKEIFGIEVPSKDVGNALQLLEFCKVFGKALDLKEGEAEAILEELVCKQNMHGENTFLIEFHIRVLDLILNNSRNESPSLPTRDGNNSWLKHVEDLIMKSYHILNDFPLDWLQEGIGGYYKLDLSKKFKLMTFLCDEALNTEKLRSYIHEENSRHAKEVKEAKHKVAATKEKVKCLEKKLRSEKAKVVHSTVSPFPMEEHEALLSKIRIEVDEAHTDMLGLKGITQKAKLGCDALRIKPEFVDNNGQAFWNFRSCSSEYTVILQEIKIEDEIAKAPEEKWYVYGPDKKEEVHKYISKRSKRLNRRKVSHELLSEASL; this comes from the exons ATGCCAGCATGCTTCACATATTCAGATGCTAAAATCTTGACAGAAAAATGTGCAACCCCAATTCTTAAGCAG GTGAAGAGTGATTTTACCAGATATTGGTATGGAGATGAGCAGCATTTGGATGAGTCATGGAAACAAATATTCTTATATGACCAT AATAAGAACTTCGAGGAGGGCTTTACCAGCGAGAAATTAAAACGTTCAAATTCTTGTCCCATTCAAATAGGAGCAAATGGGAAATCTTGCCACCAA TGCCGGCAAAAGAAAGAGGATTTTGCTGCAACATGCAAGAACTTGAAGAAAGGGAAGCCTTGTCCGATTAAGTACTGCCACAAGTGCCTCTTGACTAG GTATGGAGAGAATGCTGAAGAAGTGGCACATTTGGCTGATTGGATATGTCCAAAGTGTCGAGGGTTTTGCAACTGCAGCTTATGCCA GAAAAAACGAGGTGAGCAACCCACTGGTCCCCTATACCGTAATGCCAAAGAATCTGGTTTTAAGTCTGTAGCAGAAATGCTTGCGGTTAAAAAGGCTTCGGATGATTCAGGATTAAATAAG GAACTTGAAGTACATTTCTCAGGAGAATTTGGAAAAGAAAGTTGTATAGATACAAATGATGCCCCCTTCCAAGAAGAGAGCAAACCAATTGAGGAGGAAATTCTTTTGCCCCCTGGCAAAGAGTTGAAAGAAATATTTGGCATTGAGGTACCCTCCAAAGATGTTGGAAATGCTTTGCAACTTTTAGAGTTTTGCAAAGTGTTTGGAAAG GCTCTTGATCTCAAGGAAGGAGAAGCTGAAGCCATACTAGAAGAATTAGTATGTAAACAAAACATGCATGGAGAAAACACCTTCCTGATTGAATTTCATATTAGAGTGTTGGACTTGATCCTAAACAATTCGAGAAATGA GTCTCCATCCTTACCTACTAGGGATGGAAATAATTCATGGTTGAAACATGTGGAGGATTTAATCATGAAATCCTATCatatattaaatgattttccttTGGATTGGCTTCAAGAAGGAATCGGTGGATATTATAAGTTGGATTTGTCTAAAAAGTTTAAACTGATGACTTTTCTTTGTGACGAAGCTCTGAACACTGA GAAACTGAGGAGTTATATTCATGAGGAAAATTCAAGACATGCAAAAGAAGTGAAAGAAGCAAAACATAAGGTTGCTGCAACTAAGGAAAAG GTAAAGTGTCTTGAGAAGAAGTTGCGGAGTGAGAAGGCCAAAGTTGTTCATTCAACTGTGTCTCCCTTTCCGATGGAGGAGCATGAAGCTCTTCTTTCAAAAATAAGAATTGAGGTTGATGAAGCACACACTGATATGCTTGGGTTAAAGGGCATAACTCAAAAAG CGAAATTAGGTTGTGATGCTTTAAGGATCAAACCTGAATTTGTAGACAATAACGGTCAAGCATTCTGGAATTTTAGAAGTTGCAGTAGTGAATATACTGTTATTTTGCAAG AAATTAAAATAGAGGATGAAATTGCCAAAGCACCGGAAGAAAAGTGGTATGTTTATGGTCCTGACAAGAAGGAAGAGGTTCATAAATATATTTCCAAAAG GTCTAAAAGACTTAACCGGCGTAAGGTTTCTCACGAGCTTTTAAGTGAAGCAAGTTTGTAG
- the LOC137837187 gene encoding uncharacterized protein isoform X7, whose translation MPACFTYSDAKILTEKCATPILKQVKSDFTRYWYGDEQHLDESWKQIFLYDHNKNFEEGFTSEKLKRSNSCPIQIGANGKSCHQCRQKKEDFAATCKNLKKGKPCPIKYCHKCLLTRYGENAEEVAHLADWICPKCRGFCNCSLCQKKRGEQPTGPLYRNAKESGFKSVAEMLAVKKASDDSGLNKELEVHFSGEFGKESCIDTNDAPFQEESKPIEEEILLPPGKELKEIFGIEVPSKDVGNALQLLEFCKVFGKALDLKEGEAEAILEELVCKQNMHGENTFLIEFHIRVLDLILNNSRNESPSLPTRDGNNSWLKHVEDLIMKSYHILNDFPLDWLQEGIGGYYKLDLSKKFKLMTFLCDEALNTEKLRSYIHEENSRHAKEVKEAKHKVAATKEKVIETKVKCLEKKLRSEKAKVVHSTVSPFPMEEHEALLSKIRIEVDEAHTDMLGLKGITQKAKLGCDALRIKPEFVDNNGQAFWNFRSCSSEYTVILQEIKIEDEIAKAPEEKWYVYGPDKKEEVHKYISKRSKRLNRRKVSHELLSEASL comes from the exons ATGCCAGCATGCTTCACATATTCAGATGCTAAAATCTTGACAGAAAAATGTGCAACCCCAATTCTTAAGCAG GTGAAGAGTGATTTTACCAGATATTGGTATGGAGATGAGCAGCATTTGGATGAGTCATGGAAACAAATATTCTTATATGACCAT AATAAGAACTTCGAGGAGGGCTTTACCAGCGAGAAATTAAAACGTTCAAATTCTTGTCCCATTCAAATAGGAGCAAATGGGAAATCTTGCCACCAA TGCCGGCAAAAGAAAGAGGATTTTGCTGCAACATGCAAGAACTTGAAGAAAGGGAAGCCTTGTCCGATTAAGTACTGCCACAAGTGCCTCTTGACTAG GTATGGAGAGAATGCTGAAGAAGTGGCACATTTGGCTGATTGGATATGTCCAAAGTGTCGAGGGTTTTGCAACTGCAGCTTATGCCA GAAAAAACGAGGTGAGCAACCCACTGGTCCCCTATACCGTAATGCCAAAGAATCTGGTTTTAAGTCTGTAGCAGAAATGCTTGCGGTTAAAAAGGCTTCGGATGATTCAGGATTAAATAAG GAACTTGAAGTACATTTCTCAGGAGAATTTGGAAAAGAAAGTTGTATAGATACAAATGATGCCCCCTTCCAAGAAGAGAGCAAACCAATTGAGGAGGAAATTCTTTTGCCCCCTGGCAAAGAGTTGAAAGAAATATTTGGCATTGAGGTACCCTCCAAAGATGTTGGAAATGCTTTGCAACTTTTAGAGTTTTGCAAAGTGTTTGGAAAG GCTCTTGATCTCAAGGAAGGAGAAGCTGAAGCCATACTAGAAGAATTAGTATGTAAACAAAACATGCATGGAGAAAACACCTTCCTGATTGAATTTCATATTAGAGTGTTGGACTTGATCCTAAACAATTCGAGAAATGA GTCTCCATCCTTACCTACTAGGGATGGAAATAATTCATGGTTGAAACATGTGGAGGATTTAATCATGAAATCCTATCatatattaaatgattttccttTGGATTGGCTTCAAGAAGGAATCGGTGGATATTATAAGTTGGATTTGTCTAAAAAGTTTAAACTGATGACTTTTCTTTGTGACGAAGCTCTGAACACTGA GAAACTGAGGAGTTATATTCATGAGGAAAATTCAAGACATGCAAAAGAAGTGAAAGAAGCAAAACATAAGGTTGCTGCAACTAAGGAAAAGGTAATAGAAACAAAG GTAAAGTGTCTTGAGAAGAAGTTGCGGAGTGAGAAGGCCAAAGTTGTTCATTCAACTGTGTCTCCCTTTCCGATGGAGGAGCATGAAGCTCTTCTTTCAAAAATAAGAATTGAGGTTGATGAAGCACACACTGATATGCTTGGGTTAAAGGGCATAACTCAAAAAG CGAAATTAGGTTGTGATGCTTTAAGGATCAAACCTGAATTTGTAGACAATAACGGTCAAGCATTCTGGAATTTTAGAAGTTGCAGTAGTGAATATACTGTTATTTTGCAAG AAATTAAAATAGAGGATGAAATTGCCAAAGCACCGGAAGAAAAGTGGTATGTTTATGGTCCTGACAAGAAGGAAGAGGTTCATAAATATATTTCCAAAAG GTCTAAAAGACTTAACCGGCGTAAGGTTTCTCACGAGCTTTTAAGTGAAGCAAGTTTGTAG
- the LOC137837187 gene encoding uncharacterized protein isoform X4, with protein MEMSSIWMSHGNKYSYMTIMGKGRQKYPTKIANQPSSLCCSLHLTIQGGNSFSYFNMDNRLFSTQNKNFEEGFTSEKLKRSNSCPIQIGANGKSCHQCRQKKEDFAATCKNLKKGKPCPIKYCHKCLLTRYGENAEEVAHLADWICPKCRGFCNCSLCQKKRGEQPTGPLYRNAKESGFKSVAEMLAVKKASDDSGLNKELEVHFSGEFGKESCIDTNDAPFQEESKPIEEEILLPPGKELKEIFGIEVPSKDVGNALQLLEFCKVFGKALDLKEGEAEAILEELVCKQNMHGENTFLIEFHIRVLDLILNNSRNESPSLPTRDGNNSWLKHVEDLIMKSYHILNDFPLDWLQEGIGGYYKLDLSKKFKLMTFLCDEALNTEKLRSYIHEENSRHAKEVKEAKHKVAATKEKVIETKVKCLEKKLRSEKAKVVHSTVSPFPMEEHEALLSKIRIEVDEAHTDMLGLKGITQKAKLGCDALRIKPEFVDNNGQAFWNFRSCSSEYTVILQEIKIEDEIAKAPEEKWYVYGPDKKEEVHKYISKRSKRLNRRKVSHELLSEASL; from the exons ATGGAGATGAGCAGCATTTGGATGAGTCATGGAAACAAATATTCTTATATGACCAT tatGGGGAAAGGAAGACAGAAGTACCCTACCAAAATTGCAAACCAGCCGTCTTCCCTTTGTTGCTCTCTTCACCTCACCATTCAAGGAGGGAATTCCTTTTCCTATTTCAACATggataaccgattgttttctacTCAGAATAAGAACTTCGAGGAGGGCTTTACCAGCGAGAAATTAAAACGTTCAAATTCTTGTCCCATTCAAATAGGAGCAAATGGGAAATCTTGCCACCAA TGCCGGCAAAAGAAAGAGGATTTTGCTGCAACATGCAAGAACTTGAAGAAAGGGAAGCCTTGTCCGATTAAGTACTGCCACAAGTGCCTCTTGACTAG GTATGGAGAGAATGCTGAAGAAGTGGCACATTTGGCTGATTGGATATGTCCAAAGTGTCGAGGGTTTTGCAACTGCAGCTTATGCCA GAAAAAACGAGGTGAGCAACCCACTGGTCCCCTATACCGTAATGCCAAAGAATCTGGTTTTAAGTCTGTAGCAGAAATGCTTGCGGTTAAAAAGGCTTCGGATGATTCAGGATTAAATAAG GAACTTGAAGTACATTTCTCAGGAGAATTTGGAAAAGAAAGTTGTATAGATACAAATGATGCCCCCTTCCAAGAAGAGAGCAAACCAATTGAGGAGGAAATTCTTTTGCCCCCTGGCAAAGAGTTGAAAGAAATATTTGGCATTGAGGTACCCTCCAAAGATGTTGGAAATGCTTTGCAACTTTTAGAGTTTTGCAAAGTGTTTGGAAAG GCTCTTGATCTCAAGGAAGGAGAAGCTGAAGCCATACTAGAAGAATTAGTATGTAAACAAAACATGCATGGAGAAAACACCTTCCTGATTGAATTTCATATTAGAGTGTTGGACTTGATCCTAAACAATTCGAGAAATGA GTCTCCATCCTTACCTACTAGGGATGGAAATAATTCATGGTTGAAACATGTGGAGGATTTAATCATGAAATCCTATCatatattaaatgattttccttTGGATTGGCTTCAAGAAGGAATCGGTGGATATTATAAGTTGGATTTGTCTAAAAAGTTTAAACTGATGACTTTTCTTTGTGACGAAGCTCTGAACACTGA GAAACTGAGGAGTTATATTCATGAGGAAAATTCAAGACATGCAAAAGAAGTGAAAGAAGCAAAACATAAGGTTGCTGCAACTAAGGAAAAGGTAATAGAAACAAAG GTAAAGTGTCTTGAGAAGAAGTTGCGGAGTGAGAAGGCCAAAGTTGTTCATTCAACTGTGTCTCCCTTTCCGATGGAGGAGCATGAAGCTCTTCTTTCAAAAATAAGAATTGAGGTTGATGAAGCACACACTGATATGCTTGGGTTAAAGGGCATAACTCAAAAAG CGAAATTAGGTTGTGATGCTTTAAGGATCAAACCTGAATTTGTAGACAATAACGGTCAAGCATTCTGGAATTTTAGAAGTTGCAGTAGTGAATATACTGTTATTTTGCAAG AAATTAAAATAGAGGATGAAATTGCCAAAGCACCGGAAGAAAAGTGGTATGTTTATGGTCCTGACAAGAAGGAAGAGGTTCATAAATATATTTCCAAAAG GTCTAAAAGACTTAACCGGCGTAAGGTTTCTCACGAGCTTTTAAGTGAAGCAAGTTTGTAG
- the LOC137837187 gene encoding uncharacterized protein isoform X9, with amino-acid sequence MPACFTYSDAKILTEKCATPILKQVKSDFTRYWYGDEQHLDESWKQIFLYDHCRQKKEDFAATCKNLKKGKPCPIKYCHKCLLTRLDMLSTTVEEDISTRYGENAEEVAHLADWICPKCRGFCNCSLCQKKRGEQPTGPLYRNAKESGFKSVAEMLAVKKASDDSGLNKELEVHFSGEFGKESCIDTNDAPFQEESKPIEEEILLPPGKELKEIFGIEVPSKDVGNALQLLEFCKVFGKALDLKEGEAEAILEELVCKQNMHGENTFLIEFHIRVLDLILNNSRNESPSLPTRDGNNSWLKHVEDLIMKSYHILNDFPLDWLQEGIGGYYKLDLSKKFKLMTFLCDEALNTEKLRSYIHEENSRHAKEVKEAKHKVAATKEKVIETKVKCLEKKLRSEKAKVVHSTVSPFPMEEHEALLSKIRIEVDEAHTDMLGLKGITQKAKLGCDALRIKPEFVDNNGQAFWNFRSCSSEYTVILQEIKIEDEIAKAPEEKWYVYGPDKKEEVHKYISKRSKRLNRRKVSHELLSEASL; translated from the exons ATGCCAGCATGCTTCACATATTCAGATGCTAAAATCTTGACAGAAAAATGTGCAACCCCAATTCTTAAGCAG GTGAAGAGTGATTTTACCAGATATTGGTATGGAGATGAGCAGCATTTGGATGAGTCATGGAAACAAATATTCTTATATGACCAT TGCCGGCAAAAGAAAGAGGATTTTGCTGCAACATGCAAGAACTTGAAGAAAGGGAAGCCTTGTCCGATTAAGTACTGCCACAAGTGCCTCTTGACTAG GCTTGATATGCTTAGCACCACTGTGGAAGAAGACATCTCAACAAG GTATGGAGAGAATGCTGAAGAAGTGGCACATTTGGCTGATTGGATATGTCCAAAGTGTCGAGGGTTTTGCAACTGCAGCTTATGCCA GAAAAAACGAGGTGAGCAACCCACTGGTCCCCTATACCGTAATGCCAAAGAATCTGGTTTTAAGTCTGTAGCAGAAATGCTTGCGGTTAAAAAGGCTTCGGATGATTCAGGATTAAATAAG GAACTTGAAGTACATTTCTCAGGAGAATTTGGAAAAGAAAGTTGTATAGATACAAATGATGCCCCCTTCCAAGAAGAGAGCAAACCAATTGAGGAGGAAATTCTTTTGCCCCCTGGCAAAGAGTTGAAAGAAATATTTGGCATTGAGGTACCCTCCAAAGATGTTGGAAATGCTTTGCAACTTTTAGAGTTTTGCAAAGTGTTTGGAAAG GCTCTTGATCTCAAGGAAGGAGAAGCTGAAGCCATACTAGAAGAATTAGTATGTAAACAAAACATGCATGGAGAAAACACCTTCCTGATTGAATTTCATATTAGAGTGTTGGACTTGATCCTAAACAATTCGAGAAATGA GTCTCCATCCTTACCTACTAGGGATGGAAATAATTCATGGTTGAAACATGTGGAGGATTTAATCATGAAATCCTATCatatattaaatgattttccttTGGATTGGCTTCAAGAAGGAATCGGTGGATATTATAAGTTGGATTTGTCTAAAAAGTTTAAACTGATGACTTTTCTTTGTGACGAAGCTCTGAACACTGA GAAACTGAGGAGTTATATTCATGAGGAAAATTCAAGACATGCAAAAGAAGTGAAAGAAGCAAAACATAAGGTTGCTGCAACTAAGGAAAAGGTAATAGAAACAAAG GTAAAGTGTCTTGAGAAGAAGTTGCGGAGTGAGAAGGCCAAAGTTGTTCATTCAACTGTGTCTCCCTTTCCGATGGAGGAGCATGAAGCTCTTCTTTCAAAAATAAGAATTGAGGTTGATGAAGCACACACTGATATGCTTGGGTTAAAGGGCATAACTCAAAAAG CGAAATTAGGTTGTGATGCTTTAAGGATCAAACCTGAATTTGTAGACAATAACGGTCAAGCATTCTGGAATTTTAGAAGTTGCAGTAGTGAATATACTGTTATTTTGCAAG AAATTAAAATAGAGGATGAAATTGCCAAAGCACCGGAAGAAAAGTGGTATGTTTATGGTCCTGACAAGAAGGAAGAGGTTCATAAATATATTTCCAAAAG GTCTAAAAGACTTAACCGGCGTAAGGTTTCTCACGAGCTTTTAAGTGAAGCAAGTTTGTAG